The Desulfovibrio porci DNA segment CCAGTTGCCGGATGGCCGTGTTCAGGGCGGGCTTGCTGCCGCCGCTTTTGAAGATATCCTCGGCCTGGCGTTCCAGGATTTTCAGCACATCGCCGGGCGCGCGCAGGCCGGGGCCGAAGCTCGCGCCATAGAGCGCATTGCGTACGCCTTCGGCGCTCAGGCTTTCAAAATTTTCCAGTTCGCTCAGGCTGAAGCCGAAGACGTTGCGGTAGACCTCGCGGCTGACCCCGAAGAGCAGTTGGCGCAAAAGTTCCGGCGGCAGCATGCTGCCGTCCGCTTCGCTCAGCGTCAGCAGGCCGCCGCCCGCGCCGGGCCGTCGCGTCAGGTGCAGCGGTTCCCGCCCGTCCGCGCGCAGCACAAGCCCGCCGCCGGGCTGGCCGCCGCGCAGGGGCGCGTAACTGTGCCGGGCCTCACGGCTGCGGGGATCGGGATAGCCTGTGAGCATGGAGCGCAGAAATTCCAGACAGGTGGATTTGCCGGCCTCGTTGCGGCCCAGAAAGATGGACAGGCCCGGCGGCAGGCTGTCCACCTGCACGCCGGAAAAAATGCCGAAGCCGTCGATGCGGAAGGATTCAATATACATCAGCGGACCTCCAGCAGATCCACGCAGAGGCGTTCGGCCTCCTGCAGCAGGGCTTGCATTTGGGCCTCGTCGGGCGGGGTCAGGGCCTTGCGCAGACGGTTGTGCCCGAACAGCGGGGCCAGGGCCGGACCGGCAACCTCCTGCAGGGCTTCCCGGCTCCCGCGCATGCGCTCGGCCAGGCGCATGGTCTCGCCCAGCAGATCTTCGCGTTGCAGATATTCGGAACGTTCCGTGAGGGGGCGGGTTTCCACACGCAGATCCTTGAGCCAGACGCCCGGCATGCCCGAGCTCAGATGCCGGAGGCGCTCGGTCAGATCTTCCTGGTTGGCGGCATCGTGCAGCATGGCGTCCAGAGCGGTGCGCCCGCTCAGGGTCACGCGGGCCATAATCGCCTCGCAGGCGGGGTCCGCGGCGTGCGCCGCAGCTTCCAGGCACTGGTTCAGACGGCGTTCCACCTCGTCCAGATGGTTCACGCCGTCCAGGTCCAGGTTCAGCTTTTCCCACTGCACGGGTCCCAGGAGCTGGAAACCGGCGTCGCAGACGTAGGAGCCGCCCCGGGGCGCGGCCGTGACCAGCAGACAGCCGCGCGGACCCGGCTCATTGACGTGCAGGCCCTGGGCGTTGCCGGGATAGGCGATGAAGGGCGCTTCGGAAAGCACGCGGCGCTCGTGCACATGCCCCAGCGCCCAGGCGTCCAGGCCCGCGGACTTGAGATCGTCCAGGGAGCAGGGAGCGTAGCGGTCGGCCTTGCTCTCGCCTTCCACGGTGCAGTGCAGTACGCCCAGCTGGAAGCAGTCATAGCGTGCGTCGCGCTGGAAGAAGCGGGCCAGGTTGCGGCCCTCTCTGGCCCTGGCGTGGCTGATGCCGTGGACCACCGCCAGGGGGCGGCCGTCCTTTTCCAGCAGATGGCGCTCCGGCTCCGGCCCGAAAACCGTGACGTTGTCCGGCCATTCCACGGCGTTGAGCCGTGAATCCAGCGGGTCATGATTGCCGTGGGCCAGAAAAACGCGGATGCCCAGCCGGTTCAGGCGTTCGCAGCCGTCGCGCAGGCGGAGCTGGGCTTTGACGCTGTAATTTTCCTGATTGTAGATGTCGCCGGCCAGCACCAGAAAGTCGGGCTTTTCAGCCTCGCAGAAACCGAACAGGCGCTCCAGAGCCGTGAAGGTGGCGTCGTGCAGCAGGCGCGCCAGATGCCCGCCCTGGGCCGTCTCGCGCGAAAGCCCCTGAAAGGGCGTGTCCAGATGCAGATCGGCCGCGTGGATGTACCGGATAGCGTCCATGCGCAAAGCCTCGCTTGCGGATGATAAAAAGATAACGATACGGGAAGAATAGCCGTGAAAATCTAGACTTTTTCAAGCATTATGACAAGCGCGGCGGCCATCCGCCGGACATTTTTCCGGAAATCCACGGACGGAGAGGGGAGCCCGGGCGGCATGGGGAGGAGAAAGAGCGGCCGGAACGGCAGACGGCGCGGCTGGTTATCGGCTGGCCTGGGCCCGCAGACGCAGGCATTCCTCGGCCAGCCGACGCAGATCCGCGTCTTCGGGACGTTCCTTGAGCCCCCTGCGCACATGGCCCAGGGCGCGGACGTATTCGCCCGCCTCCAGCATGGCCTTGGCCATTATGGAAAAGACGGCGAATTCGTTTTTATAGTATTTGAGGGCTTCGGCAAAGCTGGTGTCGGCTTCGGAGGGTTTGCCCTGCTTCAGGAAGAGCTTGCCGTCCTTGAGGCAGCGGTCCAGATTGATCTTGCGTTGCAGGGTAGTTTCGTAGTCTTCCTGGTTTTCCTGGCCCCGGAGCTCCTTGTACAGGTTGATGAGAAAAATGAGCAGTTCGCGTTCCTTGCCCGGCTGGTAGGTCAGGGGCTGGCCGCATTCTTTTTTATACTGCGGGTCCGAGGTCAGCACGGAGAGCGCGGTACGAAAGTCGCCGCGCATATCCGTGGGCACGGTCTGCCCCCCCAGCTCCTTGAAGGCGTTGATGGTCAGAAA contains these protein-coding regions:
- a CDS encoding metallophosphoesterase family protein, with amino-acid sequence MDAIRYIHAADLHLDTPFQGLSRETAQGGHLARLLHDATFTALERLFGFCEAEKPDFLVLAGDIYNQENYSVKAQLRLRDGCERLNRLGIRVFLAHGNHDPLDSRLNAVEWPDNVTVFGPEPERHLLEKDGRPLAVVHGISHARAREGRNLARFFQRDARYDCFQLGVLHCTVEGESKADRYAPCSLDDLKSAGLDAWALGHVHERRVLSEAPFIAYPGNAQGLHVNEPGPRGCLLVTAAPRGGSYVCDAGFQLLGPVQWEKLNLDLDGVNHLDEVERRLNQCLEAAAHAADPACEAIMARVTLSGRTALDAMLHDAANQEDLTERLRHLSSGMPGVWLKDLRVETRPLTERSEYLQREDLLGETMRLAERMRGSREALQEVAGPALAPLFGHNRLRKALTPPDEAQMQALLQEAERLCVDLLEVR
- a CDS encoding tetratricopeptide repeat protein, producing the protein MNARKIREDLGRAKASCQRRDFLRAIFLTINAFKELGGQTVPTDMRGDFRTALSVLTSDPQYKKECGQPLTYQPGKERELLIFLINLYKELRGQENQEDYETTLQRKINLDRCLKDGKLFLKQGKPSEADTSFAEALKYYKNEFAVFSIMAKAMLEAGEYVRALGHVRRGLKERPEDADLRRLAEECLRLRAQASR